One window of the Colletotrichum lupini chromosome 9, complete sequence genome contains the following:
- a CDS encoding glycosyl hydrolase family 92, translated as MALLVPAIGLSRPVRLAVFAAVVICLVLWWPLSGTRGFINLISTKSDFRAQRAVLRYVNPLIGTTNGGHVFPGASLPYGMAKACADTDSRAENAAGWVSDNSKITGFSHLHDSGTGGSPSLGNFPLFPHPGCPNDDYMACNFTTESRSLWRVNNSVVARPGYFAVNISNTVGAEMTAGERTTLFRFNFSPNDTVSYENAADLNTVEVVSSPLILIDLTDIAQSRSSGGIQVYESGRVVGDGTFRPSFGQGSYRAFFCADFQGAPIRKSGVFEGDNPRVTDKYLAEFTRGIHNPTGAAGAWLQFERPTNNQILARVGLSFISVNKACENAEKDIPKFDFDGSVRAAESTWAEKLSTVGVSTEGVSEDMKTVFWSGLYRSLLSPQNYTGENPLWESSEPYFDSFYCIWDSFRAQHPLLTIIDPEAQTQMVRTLLDIFRFVGKLPDCRMSFCKGFSQGGSNADIVIADAYLKNITNGVDWKTAYEAVVSDAEVAPQHYGVEGRGNLQSWFGLGYIAQDHMDKVSTGPHSRSISRTVEYAYDDFCIAEMAQGLGHKEDFEKYMQRSANWQDLWNPAQEDIIQDKDKKEIERTKYMGFLMPKLMNGSFTYQNTRVCSPNTEQHLCYFDTAQATYEGSPWLYSFFAPQDMATLIKLMGGRDAFVDRLEYYHSGNIVYMGNEQAFLTVFQFHYAGRPGLSSRTTRGYIPSQFNATINGIPGNDDCAMGAFSALAMMGFFPVAGQDVYLVIPPFFPEVRLKSRGPKPAVIRKVAKDDKQLAEGIYIQSATLNGKPYTKNWINHEFFYHGGVLELTVGTKESDWGTREEDVPPSYAATPKTIAPTRTQG; from the exons ATGGCCCTCCTCGTCCCAGCCATCGGTCTGTCCCGACCTGTTCGACTGGCGGTATTCGCTGCTGTTGTCATCTGTTTGGTCCTATGGTGGCCTCTCTCCGGAACACGAGGCTTCATCAACCTAATCAGCACCAAGTCCGATTTCAGAGCACAGCGAGCCGTACTGAGATACGTTAATCCGTTAATCGGAACCACCAACGGAG GCCATGTGTTTCCCGGTGCATCATTACCGTATG GAATGGCCAAAGCCTGTGCAGACACGGACTCCAGAGCCGAGAATGCGGCTGGCTGGGTATCTGACAACTCCAAAATTACCGGCTTCTCCCATTTACATGACTCTG GAACCGGAGGT TCACCTTCTCTAGGCAATTTCCCTCTATTCCCTCATCCTGGATGCCCCAATGATGATTACATGGCCTGCAACTTCACAACAGAATCACGAAGCCTCTGGCGCGTAAACAACTCTGTCGTGGCCCGTCCAGGCTACTTTGCTGTCAATATCTCCAATACTGTTGGCGCCGAGATGACGGCAGGGGAACGGACAACTCTCTTCCGCTTCAACTTCTCACCAAACGATACCGTATCTTACGAAAACGCAGCGGACCTCAACACGGTTGAAGTCGTGAGTAGCCCTCTAATTCTCATTGACCTCACGGACATTGCCCAGAGCAGATCGAGCGGAGGCATTCAAGTGTACGAGTCTGGCCGCGTCGTTGGTGACGGCACCTTCAGACCCTCTTTCGGTCAGGGCAGCTACAGAGCGTTTTTTTGCGCCGACTTCCAGGGCGCCCCTATTCGGAAATCTGGCGTCTTCGAGGGAGACAACCCGCGCGTGACAGACAAATATCTAGCCGAGTTCACGCGTGGCATTCACAACCCTACCGGCGCCGCTGGCGCGTGGCTGCAATTTGAGCGTCCCACAAATAACCAGATCCTCGCCAGAGTCGGCCTGTCTTTTATCTCTGTCAACAAAGCCTGCGAGAATGCCGAAAAGGATATCCCCAAATTCGACTTTGACGGTAGCGTGCGTGCTGCGGAATCGACTTGGGCTGAAAAGCTCTCAACGGTGGGTGTTAGCACGGAAGGCGTCAGTGAAGACATGAAGACTGTTTTCTGGTCGGGTCTATATCGGAGTCTGCTGTCACCGCAGAACTACACTGGCGAAAACCCGTTGTGGGAGTCGTCCGAACCGTACTTTGACTCGTTCTACTGCATCTGGGACTCATTCCGAGCACAGCATCCACTTCTGACGATCATAGACCCTGAAGCTCAGACACAGATGGTACGAACACTGCTAGATATCTTCAGATTTGTTGGCAAGCTTCCAGACTGCAGAATGTCTTTCTGCAAGGGGTTTAGCCAAGGAGGATCGAACGCGGATATCGTGATCGCAGACGCATACTTAAAGAACATAACCAACGGGGTTGACTGGAAGACCGCATATGAGGCTGTGGTCTCTGATGCCGAAG TGGCCCCGCAGCACTATGGCGTCGAAGGCCGCGGCAATCTGCAAAGCTGGTTTGGTCTGGGATACATCGCACAGGATCATATGGACAAAGTATCGACCGGACCACACAGCAGGTCTATTTCTCGGACCGTTGAGTACGCGTACGACGATTTCTGCATCGCCGAGATGGCCCAGGGACTCGGCCACAAAGAAGATTTTGAGAAATACATGCAGCGCAGCGCAAACTGGCAGGACCTCTGGAATCCGGCCCAAGAGGACATCATCCAAGACAAGGACAAGAAGGAGATCGAGAGGACGAAGTACATGGGATTCCTGATGCCGAAGTTGATGAATGGCTCGTTTACGTACCAGAACACGCGTGTCTGTTCGCCCAATACCGAACAGCATCTCTGCTACTTCGACACTGCCCAGGCGACATACGAGGGCTCACCCTGGCTGTACTCGTTCTTCGCACCGCAGGATATGGCAACTTTGATCAAGCTGATGGGAGGTCGGGATGCGTTTGTCGACAGGCTCGAATACTACCACAGCGGCAACATTGTCTACATGGGCAACGAACAGGCGTTCCTTACGGTGTTCCAGTTCCATTATGCGGGTAGACCCGGCCTCAGCTCGCGCACCACACGGGGCTACATTCCTTCGCAGTTCAACGCCACGATCAACGGCATCCCTGGCAATGATGACTGTGCAATGGGCGCTTTCAGTGCGCTTGCCATGATGGGGTTCTTCCCCGTCGCGGGGCAGGACGTGTACCTCGTCATCCCGCCATTCTTCCCCGAGGTGCGGCTCAAGAGCCGGGGTCCTAAGCCCGCTGTTATCCGAAAGGTCGCAAAGGATGACAAACAACTAGCCGAGGGTATCTACATTCAAAGCGCCACCCTGAACGGAAAACCGTACACGAAGAATTGGATAAACCACGAGTTCTTCTACCACGGCGGTGTGTTGGAGCTGACCGTCGGCACGAAGGAGAGTGATTGGGGTACCAGAGAGGAAGATGTGCCTCCCAGCTATGCAGCGACACCAAAGACAATAGCGCCGACTCGAACCCAAGGTTGA